A single region of the Lactobacillus isalae genome encodes:
- a CDS encoding PfkB family carbohydrate kinase has protein sequence MEDIVLIYTVTLDPSESVVGKGINISLILKKLGIDSIATGIVNHKNVEQVAEELDKAEIGNQFIEQKRGIKITAKNQQKLLDYLKVLKAGDILVIAGSFAKGIDPVYLTDLARVADKRAAGLVVDVPYENVLDILPMNPLLIKPNETELKHWFEKDNQEVTTEELINMAHNLVVKGAQHVLLSLGANGAAIVNMMDALMAHAPEIEEVNSTGSGDALLGTFLAGMLKGYMPVRNLSDAIAAGSDTAQSEWLTDFRTTPALQKQVIARRITFEEAE, from the coding sequence ATGGAGGATATAGTTTTGATTTATACAGTAACCTTAGACCCTAGCGAAAGCGTAGTAGGTAAAGGAATTAATATTTCACTTATTCTAAAAAAATTAGGTATTGATTCAATTGCAACCGGTATTGTAAATCATAAAAATGTAGAGCAGGTTGCAGAAGAACTTGATAAAGCAGAAATAGGAAATCAATTTATTGAGCAGAAACGTGGAATTAAAATTACCGCTAAGAATCAGCAAAAATTGTTAGATTATCTTAAAGTTTTAAAAGCTGGCGATATCTTAGTAATTGCTGGTAGTTTTGCTAAAGGTATCGATCCAGTCTATTTAACTGATCTTGCCAGAGTCGCTGATAAACGAGCAGCAGGTTTAGTTGTTGATGTGCCTTATGAAAATGTACTCGATATCTTACCAATGAACCCACTATTAATTAAACCAAATGAAACTGAATTAAAGCATTGGTTTGAAAAAGATAATCAAGAAGTAACAACAGAAGAACTAATTAATATGGCCCACAACCTAGTGGTTAAAGGTGCACAACATGTATTGTTGTCTTTAGGCGCTAACGGAGCTGCAATTGTTAATATGATGGATGCTTTAATGGCACATGCGCCTGAAATTGAAGAAGTTAATAGCACTGGTAGTGGAGATGCACTTCTTGGAACTTTCCTTGCTGGAATGTTAAAAGGCTATATGCCAGTTAGAAACTTATCAGATGCGATTGCTGCGGGAAGTGATACTGCCCAAAGTGAATGGCTTACTGACTTTAGAACTACACCAGCCCTTCAAAAACAGGTCATTGCAAGAAGAATTACCTTTGAAGAAGCAGAATAA